One window of Magallana gigas chromosome 2, xbMagGiga1.1, whole genome shotgun sequence genomic DNA carries:
- the LOC105345897 gene encoding uncharacterized protein isoform X2, whose protein sequence is MGLQKRSDQHNTNYISYTWDTPIAHILGPSFRLANDLLSKSVNLRDVLAHKVGVPSNFSPLLVGFPENTTREDFVRMLGYQEPLYPLRTKFVYSNYMYVLAGFVAEKMGGKPWETLVKELLFEPLGMRDSGFVSDVKNFTQYPSAFAYVDGRLERVDQNLLFSVLPGGPAGSIYTTADDMNKWMNFNLGNGSISNGSVVIPDKYFTELHKEQMSSPFSKNNLYKPVYPIADMTLSYCLGWVSSVYRGYRKIWHSGGIVGYSSLLWLFPDLKAGVFVTITGAKDNQYRPSLYTIASQASDLLLGNTPWLNESTSCTFPAPWKDLKSIQHGNPQKPHPELYWNITVSQATYAGLYGHLAFGNMTITSDGDGILLNYGRFGRLRLLPINEQLFLGFFIDSLSFTTNSDGNTEPLVIDFKFNALGAVESIEFPVDFSVPQKTSFKRIDKSRSRYTRNYSVMTKAEGGGVGTFLSVTAAWCLFH, encoded by the exons ATGGGGTTACAGAAACGGTCTGATCAGCACAATACAAACTACATCAG TTACACTTGGGATACCCCTATCGCACATATTCTGGGACCCTCTTTCCGGCTAGCGAACGACTTGCTGAGCAAAAGCGTCAACCTCCGAGATGTTCTGGCCCACAAGGTGGGAGTCCCGTCCAATTTTAGCCCCCTCCTGGTGGGATTCCCGGAAAACACAACCAGAGAAGACTTTGTCAG AATGTTGGGATATCAGGAACCCCTGTACCCCCTCAGGACCAAGTTCGTGTACAGTAACTACATGTACGTCCTCGCGGGGTTTGTGGCCGAGAAAATGGGCGGGAAACCGTGGGAGACGCTGGTCAAAGAACTGCTGTTTGAGCCGTTAGGAATGAGAGACAGTGGCTTTGTGAGTGATGTAAAAAACTTCACTCAGTATCCCTCAGCTTTTGCATACGTTGATGGAAGACTGGAGAGAGTCGACCAGAATTTGCTGTT TTCAGTTCTACCCGGAGGCCCGGCGGGCTCCATTTACACCACAGCAGACGACATGAACAAATGGATGAATTTCAACCTCGGCAATGGTTCCATCAGCAACGGAAGTGTCGTCATACCAGACAAGTACTTTACTGAACTCCACAAAGAACAAATGAGCAGCCCGTTCTCCAAGAACAATCTGTACAAGCCTGTCTACCCGATCGCTGATATGACGCTCTCCTACTGTCTGGGCTGGGTATCGTCTGTATATAGAG GCTACCGGAAGATATGGCATTCGGGAGGCATCGTGGGTTATTCTTCGTTGTTATGGTTGTTCCCTGATCTTAAAGCCGGAGTTTTTGTAACTATTACTGGAGCCAAGGACAACCAATACCGCCCTTCTTTATATACCATTGCCAGTCAAGCATCGGATCTGTTGCTAGGAAACACACCGTGGCTGAATGAATCGACATCTTGTACTTTTCCCGCGCCCTGGAAAGACCTCAAGTCTATCCAGCACGGAAACCCGCAGAAACCTCACCCTGAGCTCTACTGGAACATCACCGTCTCTCAAGCCACGTATGCTGGCTTGTACGGCCATCTTGCTTTCGGTAACATGACAATAACGTCAGATGGAGACGGCATATTATTAAACTACGGGAGATTCGGAAGACTTAGGTTATTACCAATTAATGAGCAACTATTTTTAGGATTCTTTATAGACAGTCTTTCCTTTACAACTAATTCAGATGGAAATACTGAACCGCTTGTGATAGACTTCAAATTTAATGCCCTTGGCGCGGTGGAAAGCATAGAATTTCCCGTGGATTTTTCAGTACCACAAAAGACatcttttaaaagaattgatAAATCTAGATCCAGGTATACGAGGAACTATTCAGTGATGACCAAGGCAGAAGGCGGGGGGGTCGGGACATTTCTATCTGTGACTGCAGCATGGTGCTTGTTTCATTGA
- the LOC105345897 gene encoding uncharacterized protein isoform X1 translates to MIQVSVPSLPSSKGTRLTMYTLLLLLVVQGSGSSFSDREYQGFSDFLDGVISCRGVTGGVVTLVKDERVVLTKSFGYYDLERRRKATVNTRFFIGSLTKAFTSAVIAKLLAEHPSYTWDTPIAHILGPSFRLANDLLSKSVNLRDVLAHKVGVPSNFSPLLVGFPENTTREDFVRMLGYQEPLYPLRTKFVYSNYMYVLAGFVAEKMGGKPWETLVKELLFEPLGMRDSGFVSDVKNFTQYPSAFAYVDGRLERVDQNLLFSVLPGGPAGSIYTTADDMNKWMNFNLGNGSISNGSVVIPDKYFTELHKEQMSSPFSKNNLYKPVYPIADMTLSYCLGWVSSVYRGYRKIWHSGGIVGYSSLLWLFPDLKAGVFVTITGAKDNQYRPSLYTIASQASDLLLGNTPWLNESTSCTFPAPWKDLKSIQHGNPQKPHPELYWNITVSQATYAGLYGHLAFGNMTITSDGDGILLNYGRFGRLRLLPINEQLFLGFFIDSLSFTTNSDGNTEPLVIDFKFNALGAVESIEFPVDFSVPQKTSFKRIDKSRSRYTRNYSVMTKAEGGGVGTFLSVTAAWCLFH, encoded by the exons ATGATACAGGTATCTGTGCCGTCTCTCCCCTCCAGTAAGGGGACACGCCTGACTATGTATACACTGCTGCTATTGTTGGTGGTGCAGGGCTCGGGGTCCAGCTTCAGCGACAGGGAATATCAGGGATTTTCCGACTTCCTGGACGGTGTGATATCGTGTAGGGGAGTGACGGGAGGGGTGGTGACTTTAGTGAAAGACGAGAGGGTGGTCCTCACTAAGAGTTTTGGTTACTACGACTTGGAGAGAAGGAGGAAGGCAACAGTTAACACACGGTTTTTCATCGGGTCCCTGACCAAAGCTTTCACCAGCGCTGTTATTGCCAAACTCCTGGCCGAACATCCCag TTACACTTGGGATACCCCTATCGCACATATTCTGGGACCCTCTTTCCGGCTAGCGAACGACTTGCTGAGCAAAAGCGTCAACCTCCGAGATGTTCTGGCCCACAAGGTGGGAGTCCCGTCCAATTTTAGCCCCCTCCTGGTGGGATTCCCGGAAAACACAACCAGAGAAGACTTTGTCAG AATGTTGGGATATCAGGAACCCCTGTACCCCCTCAGGACCAAGTTCGTGTACAGTAACTACATGTACGTCCTCGCGGGGTTTGTGGCCGAGAAAATGGGCGGGAAACCGTGGGAGACGCTGGTCAAAGAACTGCTGTTTGAGCCGTTAGGAATGAGAGACAGTGGCTTTGTGAGTGATGTAAAAAACTTCACTCAGTATCCCTCAGCTTTTGCATACGTTGATGGAAGACTGGAGAGAGTCGACCAGAATTTGCTGTT TTCAGTTCTACCCGGAGGCCCGGCGGGCTCCATTTACACCACAGCAGACGACATGAACAAATGGATGAATTTCAACCTCGGCAATGGTTCCATCAGCAACGGAAGTGTCGTCATACCAGACAAGTACTTTACTGAACTCCACAAAGAACAAATGAGCAGCCCGTTCTCCAAGAACAATCTGTACAAGCCTGTCTACCCGATCGCTGATATGACGCTCTCCTACTGTCTGGGCTGGGTATCGTCTGTATATAGAG GCTACCGGAAGATATGGCATTCGGGAGGCATCGTGGGTTATTCTTCGTTGTTATGGTTGTTCCCTGATCTTAAAGCCGGAGTTTTTGTAACTATTACTGGAGCCAAGGACAACCAATACCGCCCTTCTTTATATACCATTGCCAGTCAAGCATCGGATCTGTTGCTAGGAAACACACCGTGGCTGAATGAATCGACATCTTGTACTTTTCCCGCGCCCTGGAAAGACCTCAAGTCTATCCAGCACGGAAACCCGCAGAAACCTCACCCTGAGCTCTACTGGAACATCACCGTCTCTCAAGCCACGTATGCTGGCTTGTACGGCCATCTTGCTTTCGGTAACATGACAATAACGTCAGATGGAGACGGCATATTATTAAACTACGGGAGATTCGGAAGACTTAGGTTATTACCAATTAATGAGCAACTATTTTTAGGATTCTTTATAGACAGTCTTTCCTTTACAACTAATTCAGATGGAAATACTGAACCGCTTGTGATAGACTTCAAATTTAATGCCCTTGGCGCGGTGGAAAGCATAGAATTTCCCGTGGATTTTTCAGTACCACAAAAGACatcttttaaaagaattgatAAATCTAGATCCAGGTATACGAGGAACTATTCAGTGATGACCAAGGCAGAAGGCGGGGGGGTCGGGACATTTCTATCTGTGACTGCAGCATGGTGCTTGTTTCATTGA